One window from the genome of Anguilla rostrata isolate EN2019 chromosome 5, ASM1855537v3, whole genome shotgun sequence encodes:
- the LOC135255176 gene encoding lysyl oxidase homolog 1-like codes for MMAVAVVACSLWVLLLVGWVQVEAQRQDARTNPWRQRIQWENNGRVFSLLNSGAEYVPARGQDRQRSHRVLLADASPHGVRRPQGSNVRRQAPSRAGSEMTRSQTRPSFGFGRVPDNWRQGAASVANGAGRYQSSSSSRVRPLTGSSSSSSSSSSSSSSSSSFNGPSYPQYLLPRQPSYSAPYDAIITEPRAGGGRYSAGTSRSYARAPHTGGSLLPVQPNSPTDYSENGYRYYQSVPNLALPSQPAQPPVSGGLDHTYSLSLYNEGSPAIPDTNIAPEANPNAPAVDRSSTDNQTPLRSPQYEQFPPFARVQPPVLMPAPSGRNPISPNSALENPNVNVGTVYQTEQRELPDLVPDPHYVQASTYIQRNHMYSLRCAAEEKCLASSAYGPETTDYDIRVLLRFPQRVKNQGTADFMPNRPRHTWEWHSCHQHYHSMDEFSHYDLLEASSGNKVAEGHKASFCLEDTTCDFGHLKRFACTAHTQGLSPGCYDTYNADIDCQWIDITDVQPGNYILKLQVNPKYLVLESDYTNNVVRCNIHYTGRFVTTTNCKIAQS; via the exons ATGATGGCAGTTGCCGTTGTGGCTTGTTCGCTGTGGGTGCTGTTGCTCGTCGGTTGGGTGCAGGTGGAGGCACAGAGGCAGGATGCCCGCACTAACCCCTGGAGACAGAGGATCCAGTGGGAGAACAACGGAAGGGTGTTCAGCCTGCTCAACAGCGGGGCCGAGTATGTCCCCGCCAGGGGCCAGGACCGTCAGAGGAGTCACAGGGTGCTGCTGGCAGATGCGTCGCCTCACGGAGTCCGCCGGCCCCAGGGCAGCAACGTGCGCAGACAGGCCCCGTCCCGGGCCGGCTCTGAGATGACCAGGAGCCAGACCAGACCGTCTTTTGGGTTCGGTCGGGTGCCGGATAACTGGCGCCAGGGGGCGGCGAGTGTGGCTAACGGTGCTGGACGGTACCAGTCTTCCTCAAGCTCCCGAGTCAGGCCTTTGACGGGTTCTTCgtcatcttcttcttcatcatcatcatcatcatcttcttcatcatctttCAATGGGCCATCTTACCCTCAGTACCTCCTTCCTCGCCAGCCCTCCTACTCTGCACCATATGATGCCATCATCACAGAGCCCCGAGCCGGGGGGGGCAGATATTCAGCTGGTACCAGCAGGAGCTATGCCCGTGCGCCACACACCGGGGGAAGTCTGTTGCCAGTGCAGCCAAACTCGCCCACTGACTACAGCGAGAACGGTTACCGCTACTACCAGTCGGTCCCCAACCTAGCTTTGCCAAGCCAGCCGGCTCAGCCACCTGTCTCGGGTGGCCTAGACCACACCTATTCCCTGAGCCTGTACAATGAAGGGTCCCCTGCCATTCCTGACACCAACATTGCCCCTGAAGCCAACCCCAACGCCCCAGCAGTGGACAGGAGCAGTACAGACAATCAGACGCCCTTGCGCAGCCCACAGTACGAGCAGTTCCCCCCCTTTGCGAGAGTACAGCCACCTGTCTTGATGCCAGCCCCATCAGGCAGGAACCCCATCTCTCCCAACTCCGCACTGGAGAACCCCAACGTTAATGTGGGCACTGTTTACCAAACTGAGCAGAGAG AGTTGCCTGACCTGGTTCCTGACCCACACTACGTCCAGGCCTCCACCTACATCCAGAGGAATCACATGTATTCACTCCGATGTGCTGCGGAAGAAAAATGCCTGGCCAG CTCAGCATATGGTCCTGAAACAACAGACTACGATATCAGGGTTCTCTTGCGCTTCCCACAAAGGGTTAAAAACCAAGGAACAGCTGACTTCATGCCCAACCGCCCTCGCCACACCTGGGAGTGGCATAGCTGCCATCA ACATTACCACAGCATGGATGAGTTCAGCCACTACGATCTCTTGGAGGCCAGCAGTGGCAACAAGGTTGCGGAGGGCCACAAGGCCAGCTTCTGCCTGGAGGACACCACCTGTGATTTTGGCCACCTGAAGCGCTTTGCCTGCACCGCCCACACCCAG gGTTTGAGTCCAGGATGCTATGACACCTACAATGCCGATATTGACTGCCAATGGATTGATATCACTGATGTCCAACCAGGGAACTATATACTAAAG CTCCAGGTGAACCCCAAATACCTTGTGTTGGAGTCAGACTACACCAACAATGTGGTTAGGTGTAATATCCATTACACCGGGCGATTTGTCACAACCACGAACTGCAAGATAGCCCA